A single window of Armatimonadota bacterium DNA harbors:
- a CDS encoding nuclear transport factor 2 family protein: MQDELSNALIQAERDWCASLAANDLDGIARYMHDDWMLTGSDCNVLTKQTFLYLLRSGELSHSKMDIRDSKTVATGQSGLVIAEISTAGQYQGKQFEQVERSTDLFVLQDGEWKCLLTYLQPLEEKP, encoded by the coding sequence ATGCAGGATGAGTTGTCCAACGCTCTGATCCAAGCAGAGCGCGACTGGTGCGCTTCACTGGCCGCAAACGACCTGGACGGCATCGCGCGCTACATGCACGACGACTGGATGCTGACCGGCTCGGATTGCAACGTCTTGACCAAGCAGACCTTTCTATACCTGTTGCGCTCCGGCGAACTCTCGCACAGCAAAATGGACATCCGCGATTCCAAAACCGTCGCAACAGGGCAGAGCGGTCTGGTGATCGCCGAAATCTCCACCGCCGGCCAGTACCAGGGCAAACAGTTCGAGCAAGTAGAGCGCTCGACCGATCTCTTTGTGCTGCAAGACGGGGAGTGGAAGTGCCTGCTCACCTATTTGCAACCATTGGAGGAGAAACCATGA